The proteins below are encoded in one region of Hordeum vulgare subsp. vulgare chromosome 3H, MorexV3_pseudomolecules_assembly, whole genome shotgun sequence:
- the LOC123439375 gene encoding premnaspirodiene oxygenase-like, translated as MDELYVQALVLAAAAVALLQLLKVVVNPVKERAPPGPWKLPVIGSMHHLVNVLPHRKLRDLADAHGPLMMLQLGQTPLVVASSKETARLVLKTHDTNFATRPRLLAGEIVGYEWADILFSPSGGYWRKLRQLCAAEILSPKRVRSFRHIREDEVRMRVEQIREAGPSTPVNLTVMFHSVTNSIVARAAFGKKRKNAAEFLAAIKSGVGLASGFSIPDLFPTWTTVLATLTGMKRSLHDIHKTVDAILEEIIDERKAARDEKIKAGAENVDENLVDVLIGLQEKGGFGFHLNNSRIKAIILDMFAGGTGTSASALEWGMSELMRNPPVMKKLQGQIREAFKGKVVVTEADLQESNLQYLKMVIKEALRLHPPAPLLVPRESIDSCELEGYTVPAKSRVIINAWAIGRDPEYWEAAEEFLPERFEDSTVDFTGNSYEFLPFGAGRRMCPGFNYGLASMELTLVGLLYHFDWSLPEGVADVNMEEAPGLGVRRRTPLMLLATPFVPAAVA; from the exons ATGGACGAGCTTTACGTCCAGGCGCttgtgctggcggcggcggccgtgGCGCTGCTGCAGCTGCTGAAAGTGGTCGTGAACCCGGTGAAGGAGAGGGCGCCGCCAGGGCCGTGGAAGCTGCCGGTTATCGGCAGCATGCACCACCTGGTGAACGTTCTCCCGCACCGCAAGCTGCGGGACCTGGCGGACGCGCACGGCCCGCTGATGATGCTGCAGCTTGGGCAGACGCCGCTGGTGGTGGCTTCGTCCAAGGAGACAGCGCGTCTGGTTCTCAAGACCCACGACACCAACTTCGCCACGCGGCCCAGGCTCCTCGCCGGCGAGATCGTCGGCTACGAGTGGGCCGACATCCTCTTCTCCCCCTCCGGCGGCTACTGGCGCAAGCTCCGCCAGCTCTGCGCGGCCGAGATACTCAGCCCCAAACGCGTGCGCTCCTTCCGCCACATCAGGGAGGACGAG GTGAGGATGCGGGTGGAGCAGATCCGCGAGGCGGGGCCGTCGACGCCGGTGAACCTGACCGTGATGTTTCACAGCGTGACCAACAGCATCGTTGCGCGGGCAGCGTTCGGGAAGAAGCGGAAGAACGCGGCTGAGTTCCTGGCGGCCATCAAGTCCGGGGTTGGCCTGGCGAGCGGCTTTAGCATCCCCGACCTCTTCCCCACGTGGACCACCGTGCTAGCTACGCTCACCGGCATGAAGCGCAGCCTCCATGACATCCACAAGACAGTGGACGCCATCCTGGAGGAGATCATCGACGAGAGGAAGGCTGCCCGCGACGAGAAAATCAAGGCCGGCGCCGAGAACGTGGACGAGAACCTCGTGGACGTGCTCATTGGACTTCAGGAGAAAGGCGGCTTCGGATTCCACCTCAACAACAGCAGGATCAAGGCCATAATCCTGGACATGTTCGCGGGCGGGACGGGGACGTCCGCGTCGGCGTTGGAGTGGGGAATGTCGGAGCTCATGCGGAACCCGCCGGTGATGAAGAAGCTGCAGGGCCAGATCCGGGAGGCGTtcaagggaaaggtggtggtGACTGAGGCCGACCTGCAGGAGAGCAACCTGCAGTACCTGAAGATGGTGATCAAGGAGGCGCTCCGGCTGCACCCGCCGGCGCCGCTGCTGGTGCCCCGGGAGAGCATCGACAGCTGCGAGCTGGAAGGGTACACGGTGCCGGCCAAGTCGCGCGTGATCATCAACGCGTGGGCCATCGGTCGCGACCCCGAGTACTGGGAAGCAGCCGAGGAGTTCCTGCCGGAGCGGTTCGAGGACAGCACGGTGGACTTCACCGGCAACAGCTACGAGTTCCTCCCGTTCGGCGCCGGCCGCAGGATGTGCCCCGGCTTCAACTACGGGCTGGCCAGCATGGAGCTCACCCTCGTCGGGCTGCTCTACCACTTCGACTGGTCGCTGCCGGAGGGTGTGGCCGACGTCAACATGGAGGAGGCCCCGGGCCTCGGCGTGCGCCGCCGCACGCCGCTGATGCTGCTCGCCACACCCTTCGTCCCGGCCGCGGTCGCGTAG